A window from Salvelinus sp. IW2-2015 linkage group LG5, ASM291031v2, whole genome shotgun sequence encodes these proteins:
- the LOC111964401 gene encoding vascular endothelial growth factor C-like, with translation MWMLSLAVWILNVTNLTHGYDYDEYYPGEEETKAPLVGEGLSDLDTVSNVDELVELLYPEYSLVQHCLRRKTQRTSTPLHAEDDVWAWGKPREGALYKSDKGTFDVILEEIQRTMCSPREVCLEVSKEYPESTSHFYMPRCVSVHRCGGCCTHEGLYCTNTSHTYSNKTLLEMSHREHSVVMVAFVNHTSCECLSKRPQHSVIRRAAAAHLTVCSPPDVPCSTGLVWDPTSCLCVPIDTSFFSERELEPLESALLALCGPNKDLDEDSCECVCENGLTEASCGPGWRLDQASCECLCEDQPAPGTCPPNQRWDPELCGCVCRAECPRSQPLNPETCLCQCRDSPQTCLLEGKRFNAHNCSCYRLPCRKPHNSCPTGFYYSHYVCQCIPNHMRSGEWN, from the exons ATGTGGATGTTATCTTTAGCCGTATGGATTCTCAATGTCACAAATCTCACTCATGGATATGACTATGATGAGTATTACCCAGGCGAGGAGGAAACCAAG GCCCCGCTGGTTGGGGAGGGACTCAGTGATTTAGACACAGTGTCCAATGTGGACGAGCTGGTGGAGCTGTTGTATCCAGAGTACAGTCTGGTGCAGCATTGCCTACGTAGGAAAACCCAGCGcacctccactcctctccatGCTGAAGACGATGTCTGGGCCTGGGGCAAGCCCAGGGAGGGTGCACTGTACAAGTCTGACAAAGGCACCTTTGACG TTATTCTGGAGGAGATCCAGCGTACCATGTGTAGTCCTCGGGAGGTGTGTCTGGAGGTGTCTAAAGAGTACCCAGAGAGCACCAGTCACTTCTACATGCCtcgctgtgtgtctgtgcaccGCTGTGGGGGCTGCTGTACCCACGAGGGTCTGTACTGCACCAACACCAGCCATACTTACAGCAACAAGACG CTGCTGGAGATGAGTCACCGTGAACACTCTGTGGTGATGGTGGCGTTCGTCAACCACACGTCCTGTGAGTGTCTGTCCAAGAGGCCCCAGCACTCCGTCATCAGGAGGGCTGCTGCAGCCCACCTCACcgt GTGTTCTCCGCCAGATGTTCCCTGCAGTACAGGACTGGTCTGGGACCCCACCAGCTGCCTGTGTGTTCCCATAGACACAAGCTTCTTCTCTGAGAGAGAGCTGG AACCCCTGGAGTCGGCCTTGCTGGCGCTGTGTGGCCCCAACAAAGACCTGGACGAGGacagctgtgagtgtgtgtgtgagaacggTCTGACAGAGGCCAGCTGTGGGCCGGGCTGGCGTCTAGACCAGGCGTCCTGTGAGTGTCTCTGTGAGGACCAGCCCGCCCCGGGGACCTGCCCACCCAACCAACGCTGGGACCCagagctgtgtggctgtgtgtgccgGGCAGAGTGCCCCCGTAGCCAGCCTCTCAACCCAGAGACGTGCCTCTGCCAGTGCAGGGATAGCCCTCAGACCTGCCTGCTAGAGGGCAAGAGGTTCAACGCACACAACTGCAG CTGTTACCGGCTGCCGTGCAGAAAGCCACACAACAGCTGTCCAACAGGCTTCTACTACAGCCACTACGTCTGCCAGTGCATACCCAACCACATGAGGTCAGGGGAGTGGAACTGA